The Staphylococcus carnosus genome has a segment encoding these proteins:
- a CDS encoding SA0570 family protein — translation MKKILSAAIVSATVITGLGMSQADAASGNTIQNVQQIHHGDQSLEGVRLGENIQDVLKTQKATGYSYKPDKTEHYYEFKTSKGFMIVTADGQKDHGVIKRISMEYNKPDGPTFKEVRHQLGNTVKWRYHYDDRTGNFGYVKDGKTVYQFGTESPKDRNLKLYRIDIEK, via the coding sequence ATGAAAAAAATATTATCAGCAGCTATCGTTTCTGCAACAGTCATCACTGGTTTAGGTATGAGCCAAGCAGACGCAGCATCTGGCAATACCATTCAAAATGTTCAACAAATCCACCATGGTGATCAATCACTAGAAGGTGTGAGATTGGGAGAAAACATCCAAGATGTCTTAAAAACACAAAAAGCGACTGGATATTCTTACAAACCTGATAAAACTGAGCATTATTATGAGTTTAAAACTTCTAAAGGCTTTATGATTGTTACTGCAGATGGTCAAAAAGACCATGGTGTAATAAAACGTATTTCAATGGAATACAATAAACCTGATGGACCTACATTCAAAGAAGTACGCCACCAATTAGGTAATACTGTTAAATGGCGTTATCATTACGATGATAGAACAGGCAACTTCGGTTATGTTAAAGATGGAAAAACTGTTTATCAATTTGGTACAGAATCTCCAAAAGATAGAAACTTAAAACTTTATCGTATTGATATTGAAAAATAA
- a CDS encoding alpha/beta fold hydrolase, with product MELYTTKDDTALNYETMGSGQPIVMIHSAFENYSIFNQIAEKLSSSYQIVLIDLRGHGFSDKPLHIDFETYASDVKELMDFLYIRHAFFIGQELGASIAADFAVKHPEYTDGLVLVNPTTVQKELPAERLFKKYADKIRTWEDEKQEKFLDKHTYGSLKKIKKFSKNIADTTGLMTDYEKNAVKQSFTRDHIGLELNEVKAPTLIIAGKYDERSTSEDIETFLHEIPDAQLETFKQSGLYPMAEEMRSFLEVVTAFFNVKEVMNDEQKRLHTSNK from the coding sequence ATGGAACTATATACGACGAAAGATGATACAGCACTTAATTATGAAACAATGGGAAGCGGCCAACCTATAGTAATGATACATTCTGCATTTGAAAATTATTCCATTTTCAATCAAATTGCTGAAAAACTATCAAGTTCATATCAAATTGTATTAATTGATTTACGAGGCCATGGTTTTTCTGACAAACCGCTGCATATTGATTTTGAAACATATGCTTCAGATGTTAAAGAATTGATGGATTTCTTATACATTCGTCATGCCTTTTTTATCGGCCAAGAATTAGGTGCTTCCATCGCAGCAGACTTTGCTGTTAAGCATCCAGAATATACAGATGGACTTGTATTAGTTAATCCAACAACTGTTCAAAAGGAATTGCCCGCTGAACGTTTGTTTAAAAAATATGCTGATAAAATCAGAACTTGGGAAGATGAGAAACAAGAGAAGTTTTTAGATAAACATACTTATGGATCATTGAAAAAAATTAAAAAATTCTCGAAAAATATTGCAGATACAACTGGTCTCATGACAGATTATGAAAAGAATGCTGTAAAACAATCATTTACGAGAGATCATATCGGTTTAGAATTAAATGAAGTCAAAGCTCCGACATTGATTATAGCAGGTAAATATGATGAACGCTCTACATCAGAAGATATCGAAACATTTTTACATGAAATTCCAGATGCACAATTAGAAACATTTAAACAATCTGGCTTATATCCGATGGCTGAAGAAATGAGAAGTTTTTTAGAAGTGGTTACAGCTTTCTTTAATGTTAAGGAAGTAATGAATGATGAACAAAAAAGGCTTCATACTTCAAATAAATAA
- a CDS encoding HAD family hydrolase: MSLEGIKAVVFDLEGTLLDRKKSRDKFIEEQYERFHDYLVHVQAQDYKKQFIELDDDEDHDKPELYKAIIKRFHIDRLSWKDLFSDFEMHFYRYVFPYHDTQYTLERLVQRGYLIGVIANGKSHIKQYRLDSLGILSYINFLSTSEMVGFRKPHPRIFEDIIEQLGVKAEEVMYVGDDALNDVAPARAMGMVSVWFNHEDEEVELAPEEHEVDYEISTLEELLELLPDEAPNPEESEEANGTIYDER; the protein is encoded by the coding sequence ATGAGTTTAGAAGGAATTAAAGCAGTTGTCTTTGACTTAGAAGGTACGTTGTTGGATCGTAAAAAATCGAGAGATAAATTTATAGAAGAGCAGTATGAACGTTTTCATGATTATTTAGTACACGTTCAAGCTCAAGATTATAAAAAACAGTTTATTGAATTAGATGATGATGAAGACCATGATAAGCCCGAATTGTATAAAGCCATCATTAAACGATTTCATATCGATCGCTTATCTTGGAAGGATTTATTTTCTGATTTTGAGATGCATTTTTATCGCTATGTTTTCCCTTATCATGATACACAATATACCCTAGAGCGTTTAGTGCAGAGGGGTTACCTAATAGGTGTTATTGCAAATGGTAAATCTCATATTAAACAATATCGCTTAGACAGTTTAGGTATTTTGTCATATATCAATTTTTTATCTACATCTGAAATGGTCGGTTTTAGAAAACCGCATCCTAGAATCTTTGAGGATATCATTGAGCAATTAGGTGTAAAAGCAGAAGAAGTGATGTATGTTGGTGATGATGCATTGAATGATGTAGCACCAGCAAGAGCGATGGGAATGGTAAGTGTATGGTTTAATCATGAAGATGAAGAAGTTGAGTTAGCACCTGAAGAACATGAAGTGGATTATGAAATTTCAACACTTGAAGAATTATTGGAATTACTTCCAGATGAAGCACCTAACCCTGAGGAGAGTGAAGAGGCAAATGGAACTATATACGACGAAAGATGA
- a CDS encoding FecCD family ABC transporter permease, producing the protein MRDKKIILGWMIALICSIAISLLWHLGSWSDPLNNSILFEVRLPRMLEALLAGIGLSIAGQMFQTVLNNPLADSLTLGLASGSVLGSAIAVFVGLTSLWIPLASMIASVLTLIIVLVLTTIMSKGYPMRALILSGIMIGALFNAFLYLLVLLDERRLKNIVMYMFGGFSAAEMREVAVIAPVIAVCIVLLVLLLPKIKLLQVGTLKAQSLSLNVTQVMYSVLAIASIMTAVIISYTGIIGFIGMIVPQLIRRTYHFKFGGQLLLNGMIGGTVMVLADSLGAQLLVPTEIPASIILALLGIPVLGYLLATQPR; encoded by the coding sequence ATGAGAGATAAAAAAATCATTTTGGGTTGGATGATTGCGCTTATTTGCAGTATTGCAATCAGTCTTTTATGGCATCTTGGCAGTTGGTCAGATCCTTTAAATAACAGTATTTTATTTGAAGTACGTTTACCGAGAATGTTAGAAGCATTATTAGCCGGTATCGGTCTTTCAATTGCTGGACAAATGTTTCAGACAGTATTAAATAATCCGCTTGCAGACAGCTTAACGCTTGGACTTGCGAGCGGTTCTGTCTTAGGTTCGGCAATTGCAGTTTTTGTTGGATTAACAAGTTTATGGATACCGCTTGCATCGATGATAGCGAGTGTTTTAACGCTGATAATTGTACTCGTATTAACAACAATCATGTCTAAAGGTTATCCGATGCGTGCACTGATTTTATCAGGCATTATGATAGGTGCACTGTTCAATGCTTTTCTTTATTTATTAGTTTTATTAGACGAACGTCGACTTAAAAATATAGTGATGTATATGTTTGGAGGATTTTCAGCAGCAGAAATGCGTGAAGTAGCAGTGATAGCACCTGTTATAGCTGTATGCATTGTATTGCTGGTGTTGCTGCTTCCGAAAATCAAATTATTGCAAGTCGGTACTTTAAAAGCACAATCTTTGAGTTTAAATGTAACGCAAGTGATGTACAGCGTGTTGGCCATTGCTTCTATCATGACTGCAGTAATTATTTCTTATACGGGCATTATAGGTTTTATCGGCATGATTGTTCCTCAATTGATACGCAGAACTTACCACTTTAAATTTGGCGGTCAATTACTGTTGAATGGTATGATTGGAGGAACGGTTATGGTATTAGCGGATAGTTTAGGAGCACAACTTCTTGTGCCGACTGAAATACCAGCAAGTATTATTCTCGCATTATTAGGTATTCCGGTTTTGGGGTATTTATTAGCGACACAGCCGCGTTAG
- a CDS encoding ABC transporter substrate-binding protein, with protein MKQKLWVFLIVIILIAAGCSAPTKTDKKDNQDKAENAQKSKPKYHRIISLMPSNTEILYQLGLGDDIVGVSTVDDYPNDVKHKQKFDAMKLNKEQLLKAKPDLIVAHESQKGMDGKVLQSLKDKGVKVVYIKDAKTLDEIYDTFKQVGKVTGRESQASTLVYDTKHRVDAVLKDVPKHEKKPTVFLEVSHEPEIYTAGKSTFFNYMLEKLNAENSFKDITGWKKVSKESIIKKNPNVLITTEGISRSEYLKVIRKRGGFEDLEAVKKGRVEAVDGDKISRPGPRIDQGLKELRDAIYRYE; from the coding sequence ATGAAACAAAAATTATGGGTTTTCTTAATCGTCATTATCTTAATTGCTGCAGGGTGTTCTGCGCCAACGAAAACAGATAAGAAGGACAATCAGGACAAAGCTGAGAATGCTCAAAAGTCTAAACCTAAGTATCATCGTATTATTTCGTTGATGCCTAGTAATACTGAAATTTTATATCAACTTGGTCTCGGTGATGACATTGTGGGTGTCTCAACTGTTGATGATTATCCGAATGATGTAAAACATAAGCAGAAGTTTGACGCGATGAAGTTGAATAAAGAGCAGTTATTAAAAGCTAAACCAGATTTGATTGTTGCGCATGAATCGCAAAAAGGAATGGATGGAAAAGTACTGCAATCTTTAAAAGATAAAGGTGTTAAAGTTGTATATATTAAAGATGCGAAAACGTTAGATGAAATTTATGATACTTTTAAACAAGTCGGCAAAGTCACTGGCCGTGAATCTCAAGCCAGTACATTGGTTTATGATACAAAACATCGTGTCGATGCGGTATTGAAAGATGTACCAAAGCATGAGAAGAAACCGACTGTCTTTTTAGAAGTTTCACATGAACCTGAAATTTATACAGCGGGGAAAAGTACATTCTTTAATTATATGTTAGAGAAGTTGAATGCAGAAAATAGTTTTAAAGACATTACGGGTTGGAAGAAAGTAAGTAAGGAAAGTATTATTAAAAAGAATCCGAATGTATTAATCACTACAGAAGGTATTTCACGCTCAGAATATTTGAAAGTCATTCGTAAACGCGGCGGCTTTGAAGATTTAGAAGCAGTGAAGAAAGGAAGAGTAGAAGCGGTGGATGGCGACAAAATTTCACGTCCAGGTCCACGTATTGATCAAGGGCTGAAAGAGTTGCGTGATGCGATTTACCGTTATGAATAA
- the argS gene encoding arginine--tRNA ligase gives MNIIDQVKQTLIEEITASVKAAGLAEEVPEVKVEIPKDPKNGDYSTNIAMVLTKIAKRNPHEIAQAIVDHLDKSKANVEKIEIAGPGFINFYLNNQYLTAVIPEALEKDKDFGRNEDPKHQKVLVEYVSANPTGDLHIGHARNAAVGDTLSNILDAAGYDVTREYYINDAGNQITNLAHSIEARYDQAMGKETELPADGYYGKDIINIGKDLAEKRPELKDLPEDERLKVFRQLGVDYEMEKLKKDLADFNTHFDGWFSETTLYDKGEIKKVLELMKENGYTYEADGATWLRTTDFNDDKDRVIIKKDGSYTYFLPDVAYHYDKFHRDGGQDILINLFGADHHGYINRLKASVETYGIDADRLEIQIMQMVRLMQDGEEVKMSKRTGNAITLREIMDEVGIDAARYFLTMRSPDTHFDFDMELAKENSAENPVYYAQYAHARISSILKQAGERGITPSENADFSVITNDKAIDLLKKVAEFEPMIESAAEHRAPHRVTNYIQELASAFHKFYNADKVLTDDEKKTQAYVSMIAAVQITLRNALALVGVSAPHNM, from the coding sequence GTGAATATTATTGATCAAGTCAAACAAACATTAATTGAAGAAATCACAGCAAGTGTTAAAGCCGCTGGACTTGCAGAAGAAGTTCCTGAAGTCAAAGTGGAAATTCCGAAAGACCCTAAAAATGGGGATTACTCAACAAACATTGCGATGGTACTTACTAAAATTGCAAAACGCAATCCACATGAAATCGCACAAGCGATTGTGGACCATTTAGATAAATCTAAAGCAAATGTTGAAAAAATTGAAATTGCAGGTCCTGGTTTTATTAATTTCTACCTTAATAATCAATATTTAACAGCAGTAATTCCAGAAGCCTTAGAAAAAGATAAAGACTTTGGACGTAATGAAGACCCGAAACATCAAAAAGTATTAGTTGAGTATGTTTCAGCTAACCCAACTGGCGACTTGCATATCGGACATGCACGTAACGCAGCGGTCGGTGATACTTTAAGTAATATTTTAGATGCAGCAGGTTATGATGTGACACGTGAATATTACATTAATGATGCGGGTAATCAAATTACGAATTTAGCACATTCTATTGAAGCGCGTTATGACCAAGCAATGGGCAAAGAAACAGAACTTCCTGCTGATGGTTACTACGGTAAAGATATTATAAATATTGGTAAAGATTTAGCAGAAAAACGTCCTGAGTTGAAAGATTTGCCTGAAGATGAAAGATTGAAAGTCTTTAGACAACTAGGCGTTGACTACGAAATGGAAAAACTGAAAAAAGACCTTGCTGATTTCAATACGCACTTTGATGGCTGGTTCAGTGAAACAACACTGTATGATAAAGGTGAAATCAAAAAAGTATTAGAATTAATGAAAGAAAATGGTTATACGTATGAAGCAGATGGTGCGACTTGGTTACGTACAACAGACTTTAATGATGATAAAGACCGTGTCATTATTAAAAAAGATGGTTCTTACACTTATTTCTTACCAGATGTTGCGTATCACTATGACAAATTCCATCGTGACGGCGGCCAAGATATCTTGATTAATTTATTTGGTGCAGACCATCATGGTTATATCAACCGTCTGAAAGCATCTGTTGAAACATATGGTATTGACGCAGATCGTTTGGAAATTCAAATTATGCAGATGGTACGTTTAATGCAAGATGGCGAAGAAGTGAAAATGAGTAAACGTACTGGTAATGCGATTACACTTCGTGAAATCATGGATGAAGTCGGTATTGATGCAGCGCGTTATTTCTTAACAATGCGCAGCCCAGATACACATTTTGACTTCGATATGGAATTAGCAAAAGAAAATTCAGCAGAAAACCCTGTGTACTATGCACAATATGCACATGCGCGTATTTCTTCAATTTTAAAACAAGCTGGTGAACGCGGTATCACACCTTCTGAAAATGCTGATTTCAGTGTGATTACGAACGATAAAGCTATTGATCTATTGAAAAAAGTAGCTGAATTCGAACCGATGATTGAAAGTGCTGCAGAACATCGTGCACCACATCGTGTTACAAATTATATCCAAGAACTAGCATCAGCATTCCATAAATTCTATAATGCTGACAAAGTTTTAACAGATGATGAAAAGAAAACACAAGCTTATGTTTCAATGATTGCAGCTGTACAAATTACTTTACGTAATGCATTAGCTTTAGTAGGTGTATCTGCACCGCATAATATGTAA
- a CDS encoding DUF1934 domain-containing protein, whose amino-acid sequence MDQNIRIQTLQVIKRDGETDEFEYETNGTWQEKRQVEYIRYDEQIEDITIHVTLKIQDGEVKLMRSGVIKQNLHFVEGKDTVSLYEIPAGKIPLTVRTLSINHFIQPEMSKLKIRYELFQDEEKMDTYLYQITYKELT is encoded by the coding sequence TTGGACCAGAATATCCGCATCCAAACGTTGCAAGTGATCAAACGCGATGGAGAAACAGATGAGTTTGAATACGAAACGAATGGTACTTGGCAAGAAAAGCGTCAAGTTGAATATATTCGTTATGACGAACAAATTGAAGATATTACGATTCATGTCACATTGAAAATTCAAGACGGTGAAGTTAAATTAATGCGCAGTGGAGTGATTAAACAAAATCTGCATTTTGTTGAAGGGAAAGATACAGTTTCTTTATATGAAATCCCTGCAGGTAAAATCCCATTAACTGTACGCACATTAAGCATTAATCATTTTATACAACCAGAAATGTCGAAACTCAAAATTCGTTATGAACTTTTTCAAGATGAAGAAAAAATGGACACCTACCTTTATCAAATTACCTATAAGGAGCTGACATAA
- a CDS encoding amidohydrolase, with product MSSELIRRLKEKEDKMVEMRRYLHAHPELSFKEVETPKYIADFYKGKDCEVETNVGDNGVKVTIDSGKPGKTIAIRADFDALPIEEDTGLPFASENPGVMHACGHDAHTAYMLTLADTLIDMKDQFKGKVVVIHQPAEEMPPGGALGMIRDGVLDGVDHVLGVHVMSNGERGTIYYREGYVQTGRAYFKLTIHGQGGHGSSPHAANDAIVAGANFVTTVQTVISRRLSPFETGVVSIGSFDAKGQFNVIKDKVEIEGDVRGLNDETKHKIADELERIVDGLEHTFGVTCDYEFVDDYPALYNDPDFTEYVADTLKDSEHDAIKKVERCAPWPPSEDFAYYAKELPSAFIFAGAEPEEGDVYPHHHPKFNISETSMMSAAEAVGTVVLDYLNQEDEK from the coding sequence ATGAGTTCAGAATTAATTCGCAGACTTAAAGAAAAAGAAGATAAAATGGTGGAAATGCGCCGTTATTTGCATGCGCATCCTGAACTATCTTTTAAAGAAGTAGAAACACCAAAGTATATTGCGGATTTTTATAAGGGAAAAGATTGTGAAGTAGAAACCAATGTAGGTGATAATGGCGTTAAAGTTACAATCGATAGCGGAAAACCAGGGAAAACCATTGCGATTCGTGCTGACTTTGATGCTTTACCTATTGAAGAGGATACAGGGTTGCCGTTTGCATCTGAAAATCCAGGTGTGATGCATGCGTGCGGTCATGATGCACATACAGCTTATATGCTGACGTTAGCAGATACATTAATTGATATGAAAGATCAATTCAAAGGGAAAGTTGTTGTGATTCACCAACCAGCTGAAGAAATGCCGCCAGGAGGAGCACTTGGTATGATTCGCGATGGTGTGTTAGATGGTGTCGATCATGTGTTAGGTGTGCATGTGATGAGTAATGGAGAACGTGGTACGATTTATTATCGTGAAGGCTATGTGCAGACAGGACGTGCATATTTTAAATTAACGATTCATGGCCAAGGCGGTCATGGTTCATCCCCACATGCTGCTAATGATGCTATTGTAGCAGGTGCTAATTTTGTAACAACAGTCCAAACTGTGATTTCTCGTCGTTTGAGTCCTTTTGAAACAGGTGTGGTATCTATCGGTTCATTTGATGCCAAAGGACAATTTAATGTTATTAAAGATAAAGTAGAAATTGAAGGAGATGTCCGTGGGCTGAATGATGAGACTAAACATAAAATAGCAGATGAACTAGAACGCATTGTAGATGGACTTGAGCATACATTCGGTGTGACATGTGATTATGAGTTTGTAGATGACTATCCAGCGTTATACAATGATCCGGACTTTACAGAATATGTCGCAGATACGCTGAAGGATTCAGAACATGATGCGATTAAGAAAGTAGAACGTTGTGCCCCATGGCCGCCATCAGAAGACTTTGCTTATTATGCGAAAGAATTGCCGAGTGCCTTTATTTTTGCAGGCGCAGAACCTGAAGAAGGTGATGTTTATCCGCATCATCATCCGAAATTCAATATCAGTGAAACGTCTATGATGTCAGCTGCAGAAGCAGTTGGTACGGTAGTTTTAGATTATTTGAATCAAGAGGATGAAAAATAA
- a CDS encoding Txe/YoeB family addiction module toxin, producing MSKLNISFSPEAFEDYKNWQTQDKKVWKKINQLIKSIDRDGMLDGIGKPERLKGGFSGWYSRRITQDHRLVYKVTSESILAASCKYHYQ from the coding sequence ATGAGTAAATTAAATATTTCATTTTCTCCTGAAGCATTTGAAGATTATAAAAATTGGCAAACTCAAGATAAAAAAGTTTGGAAGAAAATCAATCAATTGATTAAAAGTATTGATCGTGATGGCATGTTAGATGGAATTGGTAAGCCAGAACGTTTAAAAGGTGGTTTCAGTGGTTGGTATAGCAGACGTATCACACAAGATCACAGATTAGTATATAAAGTAACAAGTGAATCAATTTTAGCTGCTTCATGCAAGTATCATTATCAATAA
- a CDS encoding type II toxin-antitoxin system Phd/YefM family antitoxin: MAVETYSNARKNFRSLIKQVNENSEAITITTNEENAVLMSETDYNAIMETLYLQQNPANAAHLKRSIEQLEKGDSVQVEIDE, from the coding sequence ATGGCTGTTGAAACATACTCAAATGCTAGAAAAAACTTTAGAAGTTTAATTAAACAAGTAAATGAAAACAGTGAAGCTATTACCATCACAACAAATGAAGAAAACGCCGTTTTAATGTCTGAAACTGATTATAATGCAATAATGGAGACTCTTTACTTACAACAAAACCCAGCTAACGCTGCACATCTCAAACGTTCAATTGAACAACTAGAAAAAGGCGATTCTGTTCAGGTAGAAATAGATGAGTAA
- a CDS encoding PLP-dependent aminotransferase family protein has translation MNKFQYKMIMDDIINKIDNGVLSPGDKLPSQREISKYYNVNRSTVIQAIDILKSYGILESIEKKGGYVSRYKWNAHITSNIQWQNYIENSMSKNNQYYIQRINELEFNPDILRLGTGELSPKLIPNHLFKEIISNSIEDSIQTNYEEPKGKIALRLEIVEYMKKRGVTCDIDNICITSGAIQGLKLIADGLLIPQSKIIIETPSYINSIHTWHNIRSQMVPLSINYIKRNINNIFKMSRDYKNSIFYCIPTLHNPTQNTYTKEQKQKIIDQCQKNGIPIVEDGVYSDLWFNANKQVPMKSLKNSDNVLYLGSLSKTVSPGLRIGWIVANKNVIRHLSDLKMQNDYGASSISQHIATKWLNTYHEKHINELKVKLEMRKHIFTEALKEHLSMYGSWDDPRGSFYIWFEFSISINVKTLFNEAVKENLLIQPGEIYDSNYKNYIRFSYSYIDESDINRSLKKLSNIINKIRD, from the coding sequence ATGAATAAATTCCAGTATAAAATGATAATGGATGATATTATTAATAAAATTGATAATGGGGTCTTATCACCTGGAGATAAATTACCTTCTCAAAGAGAAATTTCTAAATATTATAATGTGAATAGATCTACAGTTATACAGGCAATAGATATTTTGAAAAGTTATGGAATTTTAGAATCAATCGAAAAAAAGGGGGGTTATGTATCTCGATATAAATGGAATGCTCATATTACAAGTAATATTCAGTGGCAAAATTATATAGAGAACAGTATGTCTAAAAATAACCAATATTATATCCAAAGAATTAATGAACTAGAATTTAACCCCGATATTCTACGTCTGGGTACGGGAGAGTTATCTCCAAAATTAATTCCCAATCATTTATTCAAAGAAATAATATCAAATAGTATTGAAGATTCTATACAAACGAACTACGAGGAACCAAAAGGAAAAATAGCGCTTAGATTAGAAATAGTAGAGTATATGAAAAAAAGAGGAGTCACATGTGATATTGATAATATATGTATCACTTCTGGTGCTATTCAAGGATTAAAACTAATAGCTGATGGACTGTTAATTCCTCAATCTAAAATAATTATTGAAACACCTTCTTATATTAATTCCATACATACTTGGCATAACATTAGATCTCAGATGGTACCTTTATCAATTAACTATATAAAGAGAAATATCAATAATATATTTAAAATGAGTAGAGACTATAAAAATAGTATATTTTATTGCATACCAACTCTGCATAATCCTACTCAAAATACTTATACTAAAGAACAAAAGCAAAAAATTATAGATCAATGTCAAAAAAATGGAATACCTATCGTGGAAGATGGAGTATATTCTGATTTGTGGTTTAATGCGAATAAACAAGTTCCAATGAAGTCTTTAAAAAACAGTGATAATGTTTTATATTTAGGTAGTTTATCTAAAACAGTAAGTCCTGGTCTTCGTATCGGATGGATAGTAGCAAATAAAAATGTAATTCGTCACTTATCTGATTTGAAAATGCAAAATGACTATGGGGCTAGTTCTATATCGCAGCATATTGCAACAAAATGGCTAAATACTTACCATGAAAAACATATAAATGAATTAAAAGTAAAATTAGAAATGCGTAAACACATATTTACTGAAGCTTTAAAAGAGCATCTATCAATGTACGGTAGTTGGGATGATCCTAGGGGGTCCTTTTACATTTGGTTTGAATTCTCCATATCAATAAATGTAAAAACTTTGTTTAATGAAGCTGTAAAAGAAAACTTACTCATACAACCTGGAGAGATATATGATTCGAACTACAAAAACTACATCCGCTTTTCATATTCATATATTGACGAAAGTGATATTAATCGAAGTTTGAAAAAATTGAGCAACATTATTAATAAAATTCGCGATTAA
- a CDS encoding LysE/ArgO family amino acid transporter, whose product MLQPIVHGILLALGLILPLGAQNVFVFNQGANQTKFAKALPVIITAGLCDTFLITIAVLGVSLILMSLPILQLVIYIIGLIFLLYMAWSLWNEKPNNLENHNSMSAKKQIGFALSVSLLNPHAIMDTIGVIGTSASVYSGTEKLLFSISTIMVSWIWFISLAILGKTLGSIDKTGKYIIILNKISSVIVIIVSLIIVKNILHLIF is encoded by the coding sequence ATGTTACAACCGATTGTACACGGAATTCTATTAGCACTAGGATTAATTCTACCGTTAGGAGCACAAAATGTTTTTGTATTTAATCAAGGAGCTAATCAAACGAAATTTGCAAAAGCTTTACCAGTCATAATAACAGCTGGACTATGCGATACATTTTTAATAACAATTGCAGTTTTAGGTGTTTCACTGATTTTAATGTCTTTACCTATTTTACAGTTGGTTATTTACATTATAGGTCTTATATTTTTATTATACATGGCTTGGTCTTTGTGGAATGAAAAGCCAAATAATTTAGAAAATCATAACTCTATGAGTGCTAAAAAGCAAATTGGTTTTGCTTTATCTGTATCGCTATTAAATCCTCATGCAATTATGGATACAATAGGTGTTATTGGAACAAGTGCTTCTGTTTATTCAGGGACAGAAAAATTATTGTTCAGTATTTCTACTATTATGGTTTCATGGATATGGTTTATTTCATTAGCTATATTAGGGAAAACATTAGGCTCTATAGATAAGACGGGCAAATATATAATAATTTTAAATAAAATATCTAGTGTTATTGTTATTATAGTTAGTTTGATTATTGTGAAAAACATTTTACATTTAATCTTTTGA
- a CDS encoding YwhD family protein, which translates to MSENKGFKFNIIKNDPLDGHKGTNIGAISLDNVAPVFIDLQSKEAFIDIGAMHARADVEKGVKWITDKETVEGPEAKEYWLCWVTTERGEQGAYYAGLTACYLMVNKKIRRGYKSMPEHVNMMDKSMKHKVVIDHIGDENIEIIREFLKNHDIEMWNNSSDELKSALHEK; encoded by the coding sequence TTGTCAGAGAATAAAGGTTTTAAATTCAACATTATTAAAAATGACCCACTTGACGGCCATAAAGGGACAAATATCGGGGCAATCAGTTTAGATAACGTTGCACCCGTGTTTATAGATTTACAATCTAAAGAAGCATTTATCGATATTGGTGCGATGCATGCACGTGCTGATGTTGAAAAAGGTGTGAAATGGATTACTGATAAAGAAACTGTTGAAGGTCCAGAAGCTAAAGAATATTGGTTATGCTGGGTAACGACTGAACGTGGCGAACAAGGTGCTTACTATGCAGGTTTGACTGCATGTTATTTAATGGTTAATAAGAAAATCCGCCGCGGTTATAAGAGCATGCCAGAACATGTAAATATGATGGATAAATCTATGAAACATAAAGTTGTCATTGATCATATCGGTGATGAAAATATTGAGATTATCCGTGAATTCTTGAAAAATCATGATATTGAAATGTGGAATAACTCTAGTGATGAGTTGAAATCTGCATTACATGAAAAATAA